One window of the Lipingzhangella halophila genome contains the following:
- a CDS encoding MFS transporter, with the protein MSTPDIDLRRRLDDGPMSRFQWSVIAVCVLLNVLDGFDVLVMAYTSDSVSAEWQLSGSQIGMLLSAGLVGMALGSLFLAPLADRWGRRKTILVGLTLAAVGMALSALSQNALQLGALRVFTGVGIGAILATSNVTAAEYANRRWRGLAVSLNSTGYAVGATLGGVLAAVLLSSFGWRPVFACGAAATALLIPVVLVRLPESMDFLMTQQRSSSALKRLNTTLRSMGQAPLEGMPRPVASETGKKAPSRVARILAPGQLHDTLLTWGGFFAVMFAFYFVTSWTPQLLVESGMSATEGVTGGTLLNLGGIFGSALLGFLAARFRLQRVLAAYLLITAALLVLFVPAVPYFGLLLVLGALIGVFVNGCVAGLYALTPTVYDPSIRGTGVGWAIGIGRIGAIVSPLAAGGLLDLGWGPGGLFLLVSGALVLGTLAVMSLRAARPAPGAGPLAEERPRAGTPD; encoded by the coding sequence ATGAGCACACCAGACATCGATCTGCGTCGCCGTCTCGATGACGGCCCCATGTCCCGGTTCCAGTGGTCCGTGATCGCCGTCTGCGTCCTTCTCAACGTACTCGACGGGTTCGACGTGCTGGTCATGGCGTACACCTCCGATTCGGTATCCGCCGAATGGCAGCTTTCGGGCTCGCAGATCGGGATGTTGCTGAGCGCCGGCCTGGTGGGCATGGCGCTCGGGTCGCTGTTCCTGGCTCCCTTGGCGGACCGGTGGGGCCGCCGGAAGACGATCCTGGTCGGCCTGACCCTGGCGGCGGTCGGGATGGCGCTCTCCGCCCTCAGCCAGAACGCCCTCCAGCTCGGGGCGCTGCGCGTGTTCACCGGTGTCGGCATCGGCGCGATTCTGGCGACGAGCAACGTCACCGCGGCCGAGTACGCCAACCGGCGCTGGCGCGGGTTGGCCGTCAGCCTCAACTCCACCGGGTACGCCGTCGGTGCCACCCTTGGCGGGGTGCTCGCCGCTGTGCTGCTGAGCAGCTTCGGCTGGCGCCCGGTGTTCGCCTGCGGTGCGGCCGCCACCGCACTGCTCATCCCGGTCGTGCTGGTGCGGCTGCCGGAGTCCATGGACTTCCTCATGACGCAGCAGCGCTCCAGCAGTGCGCTGAAGCGGCTCAACACCACGTTGCGGTCGATGGGGCAGGCCCCGCTCGAAGGGATGCCGCGGCCGGTCGCGTCCGAGACGGGGAAGAAGGCCCCGTCGCGCGTCGCGCGGATCCTCGCGCCCGGACAACTGCACGACACCCTGCTCACCTGGGGCGGGTTCTTCGCCGTGATGTTCGCCTTCTACTTCGTCACCAGTTGGACGCCCCAGCTGCTGGTCGAGTCCGGGATGTCGGCCACGGAGGGTGTCACCGGAGGCACGCTGCTCAACCTCGGGGGTATCTTCGGTAGCGCGCTCCTCGGCTTCCTCGCCGCCCGCTTCCGGCTCCAGCGCGTCCTGGCGGCGTACCTGTTGATCACCGCCGCGCTGCTGGTGCTGTTCGTTCCCGCCGTCCCCTACTTCGGGCTGCTCCTCGTCCTTGGCGCTCTGATCGGGGTATTCGTCAACGGGTGCGTGGCCGGCCTGTACGCGCTCACCCCCACCGTCTACGACCCGTCGATCCGCGGGACGGGCGTGGGATGGGCGATCGGCATCGGCCGGATCGGGGCCATCGTGTCCCCGCTCGCGGCGGGGGGCCTGCTGGACCTGGGTTGGGGGCCGGGGGGCCTCTTCCTGCTCGTGTCCGGAGCGCTCGTGCTGGGGACCCTGGCGGTCATGAGCCTGCGGGCCGCCCGCCCCGCACCGGGCGCTGGCCCGCTCGCGGAGGAGCGCCCCAGAGCCGGTACTCCCGACTAA
- a CDS encoding IclR family transcriptional regulator produces the protein MARSASGESVLERVVRIIEAFEPATPVLTVSEISRSAALPLATTARLVKEMAEHGLLHRDEERRVRIGTRMWELAERASPMQRLRETAVQYMGDLQAAIGHSTQLGVLDGNDVLFVERLSAPESVTNVTQIAGRLPVNASSVGLVLLANAPSEVARRVLRSPLRGYTANTITDEWRLRRELAEVRQRGFAFCPGHIHPDATGIAVPVHRNGKVVAGLGVVVPNDDQAWALHRTLLVTGMALSREVSGPASGTDLGTLIDTRRPVEA, from the coding sequence ATGGCGAGATCAGCGAGCGGCGAGTCCGTCCTTGAGCGGGTGGTGCGGATCATCGAGGCGTTCGAGCCCGCGACACCCGTACTCACCGTGAGCGAGATCAGTCGGAGTGCGGCCCTTCCGCTGGCGACCACAGCGCGGCTGGTGAAGGAGATGGCCGAGCACGGGCTGCTCCACCGCGACGAGGAGCGCCGGGTTCGCATCGGTACGCGCATGTGGGAGCTCGCCGAGCGCGCCTCGCCCATGCAGCGGCTGCGGGAGACCGCCGTGCAGTACATGGGCGACCTGCAGGCGGCCATCGGCCACTCCACCCAGCTCGGGGTACTGGACGGGAACGATGTCCTGTTCGTGGAGCGCCTGTCCGCCCCCGAGTCGGTCACCAACGTCACCCAGATCGCGGGGCGGCTGCCGGTCAACGCCTCATCGGTGGGCCTGGTCCTGCTGGCGAACGCCCCCAGCGAAGTCGCGCGGCGCGTGCTGCGGTCCCCCTTGCGGGGCTACACGGCGAACACGATCACCGACGAGTGGCGGCTGCGCAGGGAGCTGGCCGAGGTGCGGCAGCGAGGGTTCGCGTTCTGCCCGGGACACATCCACCCCGACGCGACGGGCATCGCCGTTCCGGTGCACCGCAACGGCAAGGTCGTCGCCGGCCTCGGTGTGGTGGTTCCCAACGACGACCAGGCGTGGGCACTGCATCGGACGCTGCTGGTCACCGGGATGGCCCTCAGCCGGGAAGTGAGCGGCCCGGCTTCGGGCACCGACCTCGGGACCCTCATCGACACGCGGCGGCCGGTGGAGGCGTAG
- a CDS encoding PDR/VanB family oxidoreductase: MSAADTAQAPAGPDTATAPQARVAAKRTMADGVVSLTLRRLGGGRLPDWTPGAHIDLVLPNGTTRQYSLCGDRWDPYSFRIGVLREPDGHGGSDFVHDELHEGDVVGIGGPRNNFPLVPADRYLFIAGGIGITPLLPMVAQAELLQVPWDLLYGGRSYSSMAFLDELRDYGDKVHVTPHDTHGPLDLDAWLPAHPGGTKVYCCGPGPLLDTVAHRCAGWPTGWLRTERFVARSTADGARDRGFRVELRRSGRTITVPADRSVLQVLGEAGVQVLSSCRQGLCGTCETAVLGGEPDHRDSLLDDDERAAGDCMFVCVSRSLSEHLILDL; encoded by the coding sequence ATGTCCGCCGCAGACACGGCGCAAGCCCCCGCGGGTCCCGACACGGCCACCGCGCCGCAGGCGCGGGTGGCCGCCAAGAGGACAATGGCCGACGGTGTGGTCTCGCTGACCCTGCGGCGCCTGGGCGGCGGGCGGCTGCCGGACTGGACGCCAGGGGCCCACATCGACCTGGTGCTCCCCAACGGCACGACCCGCCAGTACTCGCTGTGCGGGGACCGCTGGGACCCGTACTCCTTCCGCATCGGGGTGCTGCGCGAGCCCGACGGACACGGCGGGTCGGACTTCGTGCACGACGAACTGCACGAAGGCGACGTGGTCGGCATCGGCGGCCCGCGCAACAACTTTCCGCTGGTACCCGCCGACCGGTACCTGTTCATCGCCGGCGGCATCGGGATCACCCCGCTGCTGCCCATGGTGGCCCAGGCAGAGCTGCTCCAGGTTCCGTGGGATCTGCTGTACGGCGGCCGCTCGTACTCCTCGATGGCCTTCCTCGACGAACTGCGGGACTACGGCGACAAGGTCCACGTCACCCCGCACGACACCCATGGCCCGCTCGACCTGGACGCCTGGCTGCCGGCGCACCCCGGAGGCACCAAGGTCTACTGCTGCGGGCCCGGACCCCTGCTCGACACGGTGGCGCACCGATGCGCCGGGTGGCCCACGGGTTGGCTGCGGACCGAGCGCTTCGTGGCCCGGTCAACGGCGGACGGCGCCCGGGACCGGGGGTTCCGCGTCGAACTGCGCCGCTCCGGGCGGACCATCACCGTGCCCGCGGACCGTTCGGTCCTGCAGGTGCTCGGCGAGGCCGGGGTCCAGGTGCTGTCCTCGTGCCGCCAAGGGCTGTGCGGCACCTGCGAGACCGCCGTCCTCGGCGGCGAGCCCGACCACCGCGACTCCCTTTTGGACGACGACGAGAGAGCGGCGGGGGACTGCATGTTCGTCTGCGTCTCCCGTTCGCTCTCCGAGCACCTCATCCTGGATCTGTGA
- a CDS encoding cytochrome P450, producing MPTTAVSTPLPSLGTDPFSAEVLENPLPFQERLREAGPIVHLSHYDILALARYESVHATLTDWQSFQSGAGVGMSNFRYEEPWRAPSLLLEADPPHHDAPRAVLSRILGPRALRRLRDAWFADAEALVDQVLADTEFDAVTTLAEAFPLRVFPDAVGLPREGRENLLPYGDHAFNAFGPSNELVAKGAPRVAELSAWVEAQCARERLATDGFGARIWEAADRGDITERQAPLIVRSLLTAGVDTTVHALAATLYAFATNPEQWRRLRERPELARVAFDEAVRWESPVQVFFRTATDDVEIAGTTVPSGTKILMFLGAANRDPRRWDAPDAFDLSRDPSAHVGFGMGLHQCVGQHVARLEAEALLTALARRVQHIELAGPTRRHLNNTLRAWASLPVRVHRA from the coding sequence ATGCCAACGACCGCCGTCTCCACCCCGCTGCCGTCCCTGGGCACCGACCCGTTCTCGGCCGAAGTGCTGGAGAACCCCCTTCCGTTCCAGGAACGGCTGCGCGAGGCCGGTCCCATCGTCCACCTGAGCCACTACGACATCCTCGCGCTGGCCCGCTACGAGTCCGTCCATGCCACGTTGACCGACTGGCAGTCCTTCCAGTCCGGCGCGGGAGTCGGGATGTCCAACTTCCGCTACGAGGAACCCTGGCGCGCTCCCAGCCTGCTGCTGGAGGCCGATCCCCCGCACCACGACGCTCCGCGGGCGGTACTGTCGCGGATCCTGGGGCCGCGCGCGCTGCGCCGGCTGCGCGATGCCTGGTTCGCCGACGCCGAGGCGCTCGTCGACCAGGTGCTGGCCGACACCGAGTTCGACGCGGTGACCACGCTCGCCGAGGCGTTTCCGCTGCGGGTCTTCCCGGACGCGGTGGGTCTGCCCCGTGAGGGGCGGGAGAACCTGCTGCCCTATGGCGACCACGCCTTCAACGCTTTCGGCCCGTCCAACGAGCTGGTCGCGAAGGGGGCGCCGCGCGTCGCCGAGCTGTCGGCGTGGGTGGAGGCGCAGTGCGCGCGCGAACGGCTGGCCACCGACGGTTTCGGCGCCCGGATCTGGGAGGCCGCGGACCGCGGGGACATCACCGAGCGGCAGGCGCCCTTGATCGTGCGCTCCCTGCTGACCGCTGGGGTGGACACCACGGTGCACGCGCTCGCCGCCACGCTCTACGCCTTCGCTACCAACCCGGAGCAGTGGCGCCGGCTCCGCGAGCGGCCAGAGCTGGCGCGGGTCGCGTTCGACGAGGCGGTGCGCTGGGAGTCCCCGGTCCAGGTCTTCTTCCGCACTGCCACCGACGATGTCGAGATCGCCGGCACCACCGTGCCCAGCGGGACGAAGATCCTCATGTTCCTCGGCGCGGCCAATCGCGACCCGCGACGCTGGGACGCCCCGGATGCCTTCGACCTCTCGCGCGACCCGTCCGCCCACGTCGGATTCGGGATGGGCCTCCACCAGTGTGTCGGGCAGCACGTCGCGCGGCTTGAGGCCGAGGCGCTGCTCACCGCTCTGGCCCGCCGCGTCCAACACATCGAGCTCGCCGGGCCCACACGGCGCCACCTCAACAACACGCTGCGGGCATGGGCCTCGCTGCCGGTACGCGTGCACCGCGCGTGA
- a CDS encoding NADAR family protein translates to MVDAADIRDVSDFPHVTGRVKFLFFWGHRPPRSGGVGPGCLSQWWPSPFTADGIEYPTAEHYMMAEKARLFGDTDAEDAILSAGHPKEAKDAGRGVRGFDEAVWERERYWVVVRGNHARFAQHAQLRDYLLASGSRVLVEASPRDRIWGIGLAADDERAHHPDQWRGRNLLGFALMEVRSRLAD, encoded by the coding sequence ATGGTCGACGCCGCCGACATTCGCGATGTCTCGGACTTCCCGCACGTCACGGGCCGGGTGAAGTTCCTGTTCTTCTGGGGGCACCGCCCTCCGCGCTCGGGCGGGGTGGGGCCGGGGTGCCTGTCGCAGTGGTGGCCGTCCCCCTTCACCGCGGATGGCATCGAGTACCCGACGGCCGAGCACTACATGATGGCCGAGAAGGCGCGACTGTTCGGGGACACCGACGCCGAGGACGCGATCCTGTCGGCTGGCCACCCCAAAGAGGCCAAGGACGCCGGACGCGGGGTGCGGGGGTTCGACGAGGCGGTCTGGGAGCGCGAACGCTACTGGGTCGTGGTGCGGGGGAACCACGCCCGGTTCGCGCAGCACGCACAGCTTCGCGACTACCTGCTGGCGAGTGGCAGCCGGGTACTGGTCGAGGCGAGCCCGCGGGACCGGATCTGGGGCATTGGGCTGGCGGCCGACGACGAGCGCGCGCACCATCCCGACCAGTGGCGCGGACGGAACCTGCTGGGGTTCGCGCTGATGGAGGTGCGCTCGCGACTCGCGGATTAG
- a CDS encoding aspartate/glutamate racemase family protein, with product MRHFGVLAHSTEGAALCFLEFCQEGVRRLGSHVYPDVTLDYIAFGHSMPAWDAGDYDSVRSTLARSVDRLAAAGADFFASPDNTAHLALERPGADLALPGLHIAEVVADAAAHEGHHRVGVLGTRYTMDGPIYPRALAARGISAEVPEAEDRDLVNGIIFTELVNGTFTEESRRACAGVIERLAARGCDAVALVCTEIPPLVTPEVSPLPTLDSTRLLARVALEVGIERRDMPTWRGGPL from the coding sequence ATGAGGCATTTCGGGGTACTGGCGCACAGCACTGAAGGGGCAGCGCTGTGCTTCCTGGAGTTCTGCCAGGAGGGCGTCCGCCGTCTGGGTTCCCACGTGTACCCGGACGTGACGCTCGACTACATAGCGTTCGGCCACAGCATGCCCGCGTGGGACGCGGGGGACTACGACTCGGTCCGGTCCACCCTGGCGCGCAGCGTCGACCGGCTCGCCGCCGCCGGCGCGGACTTCTTCGCGTCCCCGGACAACACCGCGCACCTCGCTCTCGAACGCCCCGGCGCCGACCTCGCGCTTCCCGGGCTGCACATCGCCGAGGTCGTCGCGGACGCCGCGGCCCACGAGGGGCACCACCGGGTCGGTGTGCTCGGCACGAGGTACACGATGGACGGTCCGATCTATCCCAGGGCCCTGGCCGCGAGGGGAATCTCGGCCGAGGTGCCGGAAGCGGAGGACCGCGACCTCGTCAACGGCATCATCTTCACCGAGCTGGTGAACGGCACGTTCACCGAGGAGTCGCGCCGGGCCTGCGCCGGGGTGATCGAGCGCCTGGCAGCTCGGGGGTGCGACGCTGTCGCGCTCGTGTGCACGGAGATCCCGCCGCTGGTAACACCGGAGGTGTCCCCGCTTCCCACACTGGACTCCACCCGGCTCCTGGCCCGTGTGGCGCTGGAGGTCGGCATCGAGCGGCGGGACATGCCGACCTGGCGCGGCGGACCGCTATGA
- a CDS encoding nuclear transport factor 2 family protein: protein MSTAENKRLIEDIFAEMARGNTRALSDAMSDDFQWVFPGNWSWSGTWEPKREVLEGLLRPLMAQFTDYRSEAETVLADGDRVVAQVRGNATTTRGESYNQTYCFVFRVAEGRITEVVEHCDTALVERVLEPPERTPA, encoded by the coding sequence ATGAGTACAGCGGAGAACAAGAGACTGATCGAGGACATCTTCGCGGAGATGGCCCGCGGCAACACGCGCGCGTTGAGCGACGCGATGTCCGACGACTTCCAGTGGGTGTTTCCGGGGAACTGGTCCTGGTCGGGAACCTGGGAGCCGAAACGCGAGGTGCTGGAGGGGCTGCTGCGTCCCCTCATGGCCCAGTTCACCGACTACCGCAGTGAGGCGGAAACTGTCCTCGCCGACGGGGACCGTGTTGTGGCCCAGGTCCGCGGCAACGCCACGACCACACGCGGCGAGTCCTACAACCAGACGTACTGCTTCGTCTTCCGGGTCGCCGAAGGGAGGATCACCGAGGTGGTGGAGCACTGCGACACCGCACTCGTCGAACGCGTCCTGGAGCCTCCCGAGCGCACACCCGCTTGA
- a CDS encoding LysR family transcriptional regulator: MDDFTVAGLRVVREAARQGSFSVAAERLGYTQSAVSRQIALMERAAGQALFERRARGVQPTEAGRVVLRRAEAVLSELQATHQDLQDLGTRPPGRLRLGAFPSAMAALVPRAVATLRAREPRAEVKLREGLSARLLRAVERGRLDLALLSGPQPPTEGVEMVPLLDDPLLVALAPDHRLAGHESTTLDELREEAWVAGSSDPNATLLGTWSDASWQPDIAFVARDWLTKLGLTEAGLGITLVPGLAVPALPRGIAVVRVNHPTATRTTTLARSADAADSPLAQLAIDTLRTTAAELTARLHRRLG; encoded by the coding sequence ATGGATGACTTCACCGTCGCCGGCCTGCGCGTGGTCCGTGAGGCCGCACGGCAGGGCTCGTTCTCCGTCGCGGCGGAGCGGCTCGGCTACACGCAGTCCGCGGTGTCCCGGCAGATCGCGCTCATGGAGCGAGCGGCCGGGCAGGCGCTGTTCGAACGCCGGGCGCGTGGGGTACAGCCCACCGAGGCCGGGCGCGTTGTGCTGCGCCGTGCCGAGGCCGTCCTCTCCGAACTCCAGGCGACCCACCAGGACCTGCAGGATCTCGGGACACGTCCACCCGGCCGGCTGCGCCTCGGCGCGTTCCCCAGTGCCATGGCGGCGCTGGTTCCCCGGGCGGTCGCCACGCTTCGCGCCCGCGAACCGCGCGCCGAGGTCAAGCTGCGTGAAGGGCTGAGCGCCCGCCTGCTCAGAGCGGTGGAGCGGGGCCGGCTCGACCTCGCGCTGCTGAGCGGGCCCCAGCCACCCACCGAGGGTGTGGAGATGGTGCCGCTGCTGGACGACCCTCTGCTCGTCGCGCTCGCACCCGACCACCGCCTCGCGGGCCACGAGAGCACGACCCTCGATGAACTCCGGGAGGAGGCGTGGGTCGCGGGCAGCAGCGACCCGAACGCCACACTGCTCGGGACGTGGAGTGACGCCTCCTGGCAGCCGGACATCGCTTTCGTCGCGCGCGACTGGCTCACCAAGCTCGGCCTGACAGAGGCCGGCCTGGGGATCACCCTGGTTCCCGGGCTCGCCGTGCCCGCGCTCCCGCGGGGCATCGCGGTGGTGCGAGTCAACCACCCCACCGCAACGCGCACCACCACTCTCGCCCGGAGTGCCGACGCGGCGGACTCCCCCCTGGCCCAACTGGCCATCGATACGCTGCGCACCACCGCGGCCGAGCTCACCGCCCGACTACACCGCCGGCTCGGCTAG
- a CDS encoding HpcH/HpaI aldolase family protein has protein sequence MSAAEFARRIRERRSAIGYWVIMDAPVATERIGRLGYDYVAFDAQHGLLGYSGILNGLLAVDAGGTSVGMVRVEANDPTAIGRALDAGAGGVIVPMVNSAEDAAAAVSAARYPPRGTRSYGPMRAMLRVGPRPAETDASTLVLAMIETPEGLRNVADICATPGLDGVYVGPSDLCLAVGGAYPGDPDVAEVFDTALSTVSAAAAEAGIAAGIHTPNGDVAARRLTEGYTFATVAADLVHLEQAARDHLSVARGEGKR, from the coding sequence ATGAGCGCGGCTGAGTTCGCCCGCCGGATCCGCGAGCGCCGATCGGCCATCGGATACTGGGTGATCATGGATGCCCCCGTTGCCACCGAGCGCATCGGGCGTCTCGGCTACGACTACGTGGCGTTCGACGCCCAGCACGGGCTCCTGGGCTATTCCGGCATCCTGAACGGGCTGCTGGCCGTCGACGCCGGCGGAACCTCGGTGGGGATGGTGCGGGTCGAGGCCAACGACCCGACCGCGATCGGCCGGGCACTGGACGCGGGCGCGGGCGGGGTGATCGTCCCGATGGTGAACAGCGCCGAGGACGCCGCGGCCGCGGTCTCGGCCGCCCGGTACCCGCCGCGCGGGACGCGCTCCTACGGACCCATGCGCGCGATGCTGCGCGTTGGTCCCCGGCCCGCCGAAACCGACGCGAGCACGCTCGTCCTCGCCATGATCGAGACGCCCGAGGGTCTGCGGAATGTCGCGGACATCTGCGCCACCCCCGGGCTGGACGGCGTGTACGTGGGGCCGTCCGACCTGTGCCTGGCGGTCGGCGGGGCCTACCCGGGCGACCCGGACGTGGCCGAGGTGTTCGACACGGCGCTGTCCACGGTGAGCGCGGCTGCCGCCGAGGCCGGCATCGCCGCGGGCATCCACACCCCCAACGGGGACGTCGCCGCACGCCGGCTCACCGAGGGGTACACGTTCGCGACCGTCGCCGCCGACCTGGTGCACCTGGAGCAGGCCGCACGCGACCACCTGTCCGTAGCGCGGGGCGAGGGCAAGCGGTAA